In Clostridia bacterium, the following proteins share a genomic window:
- the nrdR gene encoding transcriptional repressor NrdR, whose protein sequence is MKCPFCGFADSKVIETRTVDDTNSIRRRRECLECQQRFTTYEKVENIPLVIIKKNKTRETFDREKVLAGIITACQKRPVTASQMEQMVDEIEQQLLNSLEREVPSTVIGELVMQKLKDVDEVAYVRFASVYRQFKDINTFMSELKKLLS, encoded by the coding sequence ATGAAATGTCCGTTTTGTGGATTTGCAGATTCCAAAGTTATAGAAACCCGTACAGTTGACGATACTAACTCTATAAGACGAAGAAGAGAGTGTTTAGAATGTCAGCAAAGGTTTACAACATACGAAAAGGTTGAAAATATTCCGTTGGTTATAATAAAGAAGAATAAAACAAGAGAAACCTTTGACCGTGAAAAAGTTCTTGCAGGAATTATTACTGCATGTCAGAAGCGCCCTGTTACTGCTTCTCAGATGGAGCAGATGGTTGACGAAATTGAGCAACAACTTCTTAATTCATTAGAAAGAGAAGTTCCAAGCACAGTTATAGGCGAACTTGTTATGCAGAAACTAAAGGATGTTGACGAGGTTGCATATGTGCGTTTTGCATCAGTTTACAGGCAATTTAAAGATATAAATACATTTATGTCTGAACTTAAGAAATTATTATCATGA